A DNA window from Maribellus comscasis contains the following coding sequences:
- a CDS encoding RagB/SusD family nutrient uptake outer membrane protein, which produces MKKINYITIVLLSLFIFSCTELDEIPVTDISPEGYFKDVATVEAAVLGTYGYIASEGYWGRKYTLTIMLRADMTDIGERGTPARRQQINDFGVDATNGMITAIWPRSYEIISAANYAIAGAESLTDADADQTALMQLTAEARLVRAFIYFNLVRMFGDIPYIDYAISDPASVADISKTSEDQVYEGIIADLEFATENLPVTPPDNSRSRPSKGTAYTILADVYLTLGNFQEAYNHAKWVIDNEAELDYDLESDYQDLFDATKQDATKEHIFSFDFLGSQSGSGSTNDDLTGALTGVRGADVQGWSVAVPSLDVYNTWDDRDYRKKVAFADSTLINGVLQPYTVYSTVKRPHIAKYFEKPGNSNGEARYSDHNYAAYRYGEVLLTAAEALNEVSGPTDEALGYVNRIRERARNWAGTTVDFPADVQTGISKDEFRNLVLEERRLELSFEFKRWYDIQRRDLGEEAFTGTNSLEPHSNFDSSRDYLLPIPQDELDRNPNLLPQNSGY; this is translated from the coding sequence ATGAAAAAAATAAACTATATAACAATTGTTTTACTTTCTCTATTTATTTTTAGCTGTACAGAGCTCGATGAAATACCTGTAACAGATATTTCTCCGGAAGGGTATTTTAAAGATGTAGCTACAGTTGAAGCGGCTGTGTTGGGAACCTACGGGTATATTGCCTCAGAGGGATATTGGGGACGAAAATATACACTAACAATTATGTTGCGGGCTGATATGACTGATATCGGTGAAAGAGGTACTCCCGCCCGTCGCCAACAGATAAACGATTTTGGAGTAGATGCAACAAATGGAATGATTACCGCAATTTGGCCGCGTTCTTATGAAATAATAAGTGCCGCAAATTATGCAATAGCGGGTGCGGAGTCGCTAACTGATGCCGATGCAGACCAAACGGCTTTGATGCAACTTACTGCAGAGGCCCGTCTTGTACGCGCATTTATTTATTTTAACCTTGTTCGTATGTTTGGCGACATTCCATACATTGATTATGCAATAAGCGACCCGGCATCAGTTGCTGATATTTCAAAGACATCTGAAGATCAGGTTTATGAAGGTATTATTGCCGACCTGGAATTTGCAACTGAAAATCTTCCAGTGACACCTCCGGATAATTCGCGCTCCCGTCCTTCAAAAGGGACTGCTTATACAATACTTGCCGACGTCTATTTAACCCTGGGGAACTTTCAGGAAGCGTATAATCATGCGAAATGGGTGATAGATAATGAGGCCGAACTCGATTATGATTTGGAATCCGACTATCAGGATTTATTCGACGCAACTAAACAAGACGCAACAAAAGAACATATCTTTTCTTTCGACTTTCTGGGCTCACAGAGTGGCTCTGGTTCTACGAACGACGATTTAACCGGTGCGCTCACCGGAGTTCGTGGGGCAGATGTTCAGGGTTGGAGTGTTGCTGTTCCTTCATTGGATGTATACAATACATGGGATGACCGAGATTACAGAAAAAAAGTGGCGTTTGCTGATTCTACATTGATTAACGGAGTGCTTCAGCCTTATACTGTTTATTCAACGGTAAAAAGACCACACATTGCCAAGTATTTTGAGAAACCGGGAAATTCAAATGGAGAAGCACGTTATTCCGATCATAATTATGCGGCATACCGATATGGCGAAGTATTGCTCACTGCAGCAGAAGCTCTTAATGAAGTAAGTGGTCCAACTGACGAAGCTCTTGGATATGTAAACAGGATACGTGAAAGAGCAAGAAACTGGGCCGGAACTACAGTGGATTTTCCGGCTGATGTTCAAACAGGAATTTCTAAAGACGAATTTAGAAACCTGGTATTGGAAGAAAGAAGGTTGGAGCTGTCGTTTGAATTCAAACGCTGGTATGATATTCAACGTCGTGATTTGGGAGAAGAGGCTTTTACCGGTACTAACTCTCTGGAGCCTCATTCAAATTTTGATTCTAGCAGAGACTATCTGCTTCCAATACCTCAGGACGAACTGGATCGAAATCCCAATTTATTGCCTCAAAATTCTGGATATTAG